Proteins encoded in a region of the Pelmatolapia mariae isolate MD_Pm_ZW linkage group LG6, Pm_UMD_F_2, whole genome shotgun sequence genome:
- the lg6h17orf67 gene encoding uncharacterized protein C17orf67 homolog isoform X1 codes for MDLVLRACSCAAMISASVLSFSPATDANPIIKESVAKQLLRTKRQDRPMKAGYPDEPMREHLLHMQALDLRAWETNLEHWLNPHCYPRCDRNYGHPV; via the exons atggatcttgtgctcagagcttgttcctgtgctgccatgattagtgcctctgtgctgtctttcagtccagccactg atGCAAACCCCATAATCAAGGAGAGCGTAGCTAAGCAGCTGCTCCGTACCAAGAGGCAGGATCGGCCAATGAAGGCTGGCTACCCCGATGAGCCAATGAGG GAGCATCTGCTCCACATGCAGGCTCTGGATCTGAGGGCCTGGGAGACCAACTTGGAGCACTGGCTGAACCCTCACTGCTACCCACGCTGCGACAGAAACTATGGACACCCGGTTTAA
- the lg6h17orf67 gene encoding uncharacterized protein C17orf67 homolog isoform X2: MKKLVVFLLCVVLLTIYTDANPIIKESVAKQLLRTKRQDRPMKAGYPDEPMREHLLHMQALDLRAWETNLEHWLNPHCYPRCDRNYGHPV; this comes from the exons ATGAAGAAGCTGGTGGTGTTTTTGCTTTGCGTGGTCCTGCTGACCATTTACACAG atGCAAACCCCATAATCAAGGAGAGCGTAGCTAAGCAGCTGCTCCGTACCAAGAGGCAGGATCGGCCAATGAAGGCTGGCTACCCCGATGAGCCAATGAGG GAGCATCTGCTCCACATGCAGGCTCTGGATCTGAGGGCCTGGGAGACCAACTTGGAGCACTGGCTGAACCCTCACTGCTACCCACGCTGCGACAGAAACTATGGACACCCGGTTTAA
- the dgke gene encoding diacylglycerol kinase epsilon, with protein MCGEGDEAQDDCGSREEWTLLFWTSVAVVVPVIITLWCSAQRSKRKSHMKDFFRKSKHGWHYTDLFNKPTYCCVCSQHILQGAFCDCCGVCADEQCLRRADRSLPCKEIMAPSSPEGAMEHRWVRGNVPLASYCAVCKQQCGTQPKLCDFRCVWCQTTVHDDCMESLTDGDVCDLGEFHNLIIPPHYLYRVNKLRRRHPDEYSKLGSSCGGGWTPVLVLANTRSGNNMGEVLLGEFRTLLNPVQVFDLSQLTPSKALQLCTLLPPGSVQVLVCGGDGTVGWVLDAIDAMKLKGQDQFIPRVTILPLGTGNDLSNTLGWGAGYAGEIPVEQVLRNILDAEVVKMDRWKVQVASKGVYFRKPKVLSMNNYFSVGPDALMALSFHAHREKTPSFFSSRIINKAVYFLYGTRDCLVQECKDLDKRIELELDGERVELPSLEGIIVCNIGYWGGGCRLWEGMGDEPCPPTRLDDGLLEVVGVFGSFHCAQIQVKLANPVRLGQAHTVRLVLKSSTMPMQVDGEPWAQGPCTITITHKTQALMLYHSAEQTDDDDDETSASETESPTPHDSPRAPGPAFARV; from the exons ATGTGCGGAGAAGGGGACGAGGCGCAGGACGACTGCGGCTCCCGGGAGGAGTGGACGCTGCTGTTCTGGACCTCCGTGGCCGTCGTGGTTCCGGTCATCATCACGCTGTGGTGCAGCGCACAACGCTCCAAGAGGAAATCGCACATGAAGGATTTCTTTCGCAAGAGCAAGCACGGCTGGCACTACACCGACCTGTTCAACAAGCCCACCTACTGCTGCGTGTGCTCCCAGCACATCCTGCAAGGCGCTTTCTGCGACTGCTGCGGCGTGTGCGCCGACGAGCAGTGCCTGCGCCGGGCCGACCGCAGCCTGCCCTGCAAGGAGATCATGGCCCCCTCCAGCCCCGAAGGAGCCATGGAGCATCGCTGGGTCCGCGGAAATGTGCCTCTGGCCAGTTACTGTGCCGTATGCAAGCAGCAGTGTGGGACCCAGCCGAAGCTCTGCGACTTCAG GTGTGTGTGGTGCCAGACCACAGTGCACGATGACTGCATGGAGAGCTTGACGGATGGAGACGTGTGCGACTTGGGCGAGTTCCACAACCTCATCATCCCCCCTCACTACCTCTACCGTGTCAACAAGCTGCGCCGCAGGCACCCCGACGAGTACAGCAAG CTTGGCTCTTCCTGTGGCGGCGGCTGGACTCCAGTGTTGGTCTTGGCTAACACGCGTAGTGGGAACAACATGGGGGAGGTGCTGCTGGGGGAGTTTCGAACCCTCCTCAACCCAGTGCAG GTGTTTGACTTATCTCAGCTGACTCCTTCCAAAGCCCTCCAGCTGTGCACCCTCCTTCCCCCCGGCAGCGTCCAGGTGCTGGTGTGTGGAGGTGACGGCACAGTGGGATGGGTGCTCGATGCCATCGATGCTATGAAGCTAAAG GGCCAGGACCAGTTCATCCCCAGGGTGACCATCCTGCCTCTGGGGACAGGAAATGACCTCTCTAACACTTTAGGCTGGGGAGCTGGCTATGCTGGAGAGATCCCCGTGGAGCAGGTTCTCCGTAACATCCTTGATGCTGAAGTGGTGAAAATGGACAG ATGGAAAGTCCAGGTAGCATCAAAAGGCGTCTACTTTCGTAAACCAAAG GTTCTGTCCATGAACAACTACTTCTCTGTGGGGCCCGACGCTCTGATGGCGCTCAGTTTCCATGCACACCGTGAGAAAACGCCCTCCTTCTTCTCCAGCCGCATCATCAACAAG GCTGTGTACTTCCTGTATGGCACCAGAGATTGTTTAGTGCAGGAATGTAAAGATCTGGATAAGAGGATCGAG CTGGAACTGGATGGGGAAAGGGTGGAGCTTCCCAGTTTGGAGGGCATCATAGTCTGTAACATCGGCTACTGGGGCGGAGGCTGCAGGCTGTGGGAGGGTATGGGAGATGAACCGTGCCCCCCTACCCG GCTGGATGATGGCCTGTTGGAGGTGGTGggtgtgtttggctccttccaCTGTGCGCAGATCCAGGTCAAGCTGGCCAACCCTGTACGGCTGGGACAGGCTCACACTGTCAGA CTGGTTCTGAAGAGCTCCACGATGCCCATGCAGGTGGATGGAGAGCCGTGGGCGCAGGGCCCCTGCACCATCACCATCACCCATAAGACCCAGGCCCTGATGCTGTACCACAGCGCAGAGCAGACGGACGATGATGACGATGAAACCAGCGCCTCTGAGACGGAGAGCCCAACTCCTCACGACTCACCCAGGGCGCCGGGCCCGGCGTTTGCTCGAGTGTGA